One Bacteroidia bacterium genomic region harbors:
- a CDS encoding transposase, which translates to LKSNRKVALTLDDKQNGRYTSIKSLKPEGRTAVVWVEQLDFPILIACQIFTNENDTAALYLASNDLNLSYEQITAIYHKRWKVEEYHKSIKSNASFAKSPTRTITTQKSHFIASLTAFNRFELLKVRKNKSHFALKNYLNIVALRKAKEELQHLLTPSLKNTT; encoded by the coding sequence CTCTCAAGTCAAATCGGAAAGTTGCCTTGACACTGGATGATAAGCAAAACGGTCGTTACACAAGTATTAAGTCCCTGAAGCCGGAAGGGCGCACTGCGGTGGTGTGGGTTGAGCAGTTGGATTTCCCAATTCTCATTGCATGCCAAATTTTCACAAACGAGAATGATACTGCTGCGCTCTATCTGGCTTCTAACGACTTAAATTTGTCATACGAGCAAATCACTGCAATCTATCACAAACGATGGAAAGTAGAAGAGTATCACAAATCCATCAAGAGCAATGCTTCGTTTGCCAAATCACCTACACGCACAATAACAACACAAAAAAGTCATTTCATTGCTTCGCTGACAGCGTTTAATCGGTTTGAATTACTGAAAGTAAGAAAAAACAAAAGTCATTTTGCACTGAAAAATTATTTGAACATAGTAGCACTACGAAAAGCAAAGGAAGAATTACAGCATTTATTAACACCAAGTCTTAAAAATACTACTTAA
- a CDS encoding Do family serine endopeptidase — MNDYIKLGLAACLGGLLSVGIYKVTTPEHNATQSFAERQRVAFTDYFKDDKPQNCLDFTAASQLATPGVVHIKSISTGGKSSNKNGFPEDDLFAPFRDFFGDNLPQQYGPREGTGSGVILSQDGYVVTNNHVVENANTIQVTLHDNRTYTATVIGTDPSTDLALLKIKETGLPYLNFGDSDKLVVGEWVLAVGNPFNLTSTVTAGIVSAKGRSINILNDKFRIESFIQTDAAVNPGNSGGALVNTRGELVGINTAIATQTGSYSGYSFAVPSAIVQKVVDDLLKYGEVQRGFLGVVIKDVDAKIAEDSHLKEAVGVFIEGVNAKSAAEVAGLEVGDVIIKIGDVRVNRTSELQEQIGKHRPGDKVKVTYIRAGKEKTTEVVLKNKAGNTEVVKKGESEATAILGAEFKEPTEDVLKKLDLNAGIQVSKLLNGKLKEAGVREGFVITHIDKREVYTIKDIERAIADKSGGILIEGKYPTGTKAYYAIGF; from the coding sequence ATGAATGATTATATTAAATTAGGTTTAGCAGCTTGTTTAGGGGGGCTTTTGTCCGTAGGTATTTATAAAGTTACTACTCCAGAACATAATGCTACTCAGTCTTTTGCAGAACGTCAGCGGGTTGCCTTTACAGATTATTTTAAAGATGATAAACCCCAAAATTGCCTTGATTTTACCGCAGCTTCACAGTTAGCCACACCGGGCGTAGTTCACATTAAGTCAATATCTACGGGGGGAAAATCATCTAATAAAAATGGTTTTCCCGAAGATGATCTTTTTGCACCATTTCGGGACTTTTTTGGAGATAATCTTCCACAGCAATATGGCCCACGTGAAGGAACCGGATCCGGCGTTATTTTATCCCAAGATGGCTACGTAGTTACTAATAATCACGTAGTTGAAAATGCAAATACCATTCAGGTTACGCTACATGATAACCGAACTTATACCGCTACTGTTATTGGCACAGATCCCTCTACCGATTTAGCACTTCTGAAAATTAAAGAAACCGGACTTCCATACCTTAATTTTGGGGATTCCGATAAACTCGTAGTAGGAGAGTGGGTTTTGGCCGTAGGGAATCCTTTCAACTTAACTTCCACAGTAACTGCCGGAATTGTTAGCGCAAAAGGGCGCAGTATCAATATTTTAAATGATAAATTCAGAATAGAATCCTTTATTCAGACGGATGCAGCTGTTAATCCGGGTAATAGCGGCGGAGCTTTGGTGAATACTCGTGGAGAATTAGTGGGTATTAACACCGCCATTGCAACCCAAACCGGCTCGTATTCCGGATATTCCTTTGCCGTACCTTCAGCAATTGTTCAAAAAGTAGTAGATGACTTATTAAAATACGGTGAAGTGCAGCGCGGATTCTTGGGGGTAGTTATCAAAGATGTAGATGCTAAAATCGCCGAAGATAGCCACTTAAAAGAAGCAGTTGGTGTTTTTATAGAAGGTGTAAACGCCAAAAGTGCAGCAGAAGTAGCCGGCCTTGAAGTCGGAGACGTTATCATCAAAATAGGAGATGTCCGTGTAAACCGTACCTCAGAACTACAAGAACAAATTGGAAAACACCGCCCCGGCGACAAAGTAAAAGTTACCTACATTCGAGCAGGAAAAGAAAAAACAACCGAAGTAGTGCTGAAAAACAAAGCTGGAAATACCGAAGTAGTCAAAAAAGGTGAATCCGAAGCAACAGCCATCTTAGGTGCTGAATTTAAAGAACCAACAGAAGATGTTCTCAAAAAATTAGACCTAAATGCCGGCATCCAAGTATCCAAATTACTGAATGGCAAACTCAAAGAAGCTGGCGTTCGAGAAGGATTCGTAATCACCCACATAGACAAACGGGAAGTTTATACCATAAAGGATATTGAACGTGCCATCGCCGACAAATCCGGTGGAATACTCATCGAAGGAAAATACCCAACCGGAACCAAAGCCTATTATGCAATTGGGTTCTGA
- the priA gene encoding primosomal protein N' — MFAEVILPLAIPCTFSYIVPPILTTKIQCGVRVLVSFGIGKKLYAGIVYSVSEAYHNNIPVSALSSIIQVLDEEPIMPHNTVLLLEWIAEYYCCTLGEAVRAALPTGLSVESLTYVQRGEVVPEEITMPFDPEQSLFPQESAKYDSTLAQCYQLLLKSEPRNSVEFAEIIGNQNYKKQLREWAEAGFMQLVEEPAFRYKPKIRYLVSLAPQLTDLELISTILDTIRGPKQEKVLKVLYQAFIKNKILTISQVCEQANCSESVIKSLVEKQWVVLKPETVSRLSEIEAQEPNYKLQKDQETAVSLIQDSWEKYPVKPVLLVGVTGSGKTYVYMELIREQIQAGKQCLYILPEISLTEHIVTKLKQHFGNQMLVYHSRMRSAEKVEIWNSVKTGDFPIVVGVRSSIFLPFQNLGLVVIDEEHDSSLKQQEDAPRYHGRDSALMLSKIWGGRAILGSATPSLESYQAAINQQYTMVHLPRKAINLQPVVWKIVDMRHQIQHKLSVGIFSSTLIEAIQEAIQKKEQVILFLNRRGYAPVIQCNICGYVPVCPHCDVSLTGHLHSYQIICHYCGYSNPYSQRCPKCQASALNDLGYGTERVEVHLQELFPQIRIARMDSDSITNTLDLNNLMRRFSAQEVDILIGTQMVTKGLDFENVTVAGILDADRLLFQPDFRAQESTYSLITQLAGRTGRHQKNGTIFIQTKCPDNPIFEILTKPITVFLSAELQIRKNYFYPPFARLIRIELKHKNAEILLKAVTVLQSILNQIFGGFILGPTTPAIPRIQDHYRQYFLLKIPKDISPKIPKQNLTQLLTDFYAKNKDSTLRIIIDVDPR; from the coding sequence GTGTTTGCAGAGGTCATTTTGCCATTGGCAATTCCGTGTACTTTTTCGTACATAGTTCCGCCGATTTTAACCACAAAAATCCAATGTGGAGTTCGGGTATTGGTTAGCTTCGGAATAGGAAAAAAACTATATGCCGGTATTGTTTATTCAGTTTCAGAAGCTTACCACAATAATATTCCGGTTTCTGCCCTTAGTTCAATTATTCAGGTATTGGATGAAGAGCCTATCATGCCTCACAATACCGTTTTGCTACTTGAGTGGATTGCGGAATACTACTGTTGCACCTTAGGTGAAGCTGTTCGGGCAGCACTCCCAACCGGCTTATCGGTAGAAAGTTTAACTTACGTACAGCGAGGTGAAGTTGTCCCGGAAGAAATTACGATGCCTTTTGACCCAGAACAAAGCCTCTTTCCTCAAGAATCAGCTAAATACGATTCAACATTAGCTCAATGCTACCAATTACTATTAAAATCTGAACCCAGAAATAGTGTTGAATTTGCTGAAATAATTGGTAATCAAAATTATAAAAAGCAGCTGCGAGAATGGGCAGAAGCCGGATTTATGCAGTTAGTAGAAGAACCGGCATTTCGCTACAAACCTAAGATAAGATACCTTGTATCATTAGCCCCACAGCTTACAGACTTAGAGCTAATATCAACTATTCTTGACACAATACGGGGGCCTAAGCAAGAAAAAGTATTAAAAGTACTTTATCAAGCATTTATTAAAAATAAAATACTGACTATCAGTCAAGTATGTGAGCAAGCTAATTGTAGTGAATCTGTAATAAAATCTCTTGTAGAAAAACAATGGGTTGTTTTAAAGCCGGAAACAGTCAGCCGGTTGAGTGAAATAGAAGCCCAAGAGCCAAATTATAAATTACAAAAAGACCAAGAAACGGCGGTTTCTCTCATTCAAGATTCGTGGGAAAAATATCCGGTTAAACCGGTTTTGTTGGTGGGCGTTACCGGAAGCGGAAAAACATACGTTTATATGGAACTGATTCGGGAGCAAATACAAGCAGGAAAGCAATGCTTATACATTTTGCCGGAAATTTCCCTAACGGAGCATATCGTAACTAAATTAAAACAACATTTTGGTAATCAGATGCTTGTATATCATAGCCGGATGCGTTCTGCTGAAAAAGTTGAAATCTGGAACAGTGTCAAAACAGGTGATTTTCCGATTGTGGTTGGGGTTCGGTCTTCCATATTTTTACCTTTTCAGAATCTTGGCTTGGTTGTCATTGATGAAGAGCATGATAGCTCTTTGAAGCAGCAGGAAGATGCTCCGCGCTATCATGGCCGAGATTCAGCCTTGATGCTATCCAAAATCTGGGGCGGAAGAGCTATTTTAGGCTCAGCAACACCTTCCTTAGAAAGTTATCAAGCTGCTATTAATCAGCAATATACGATGGTTCATTTGCCGCGTAAAGCGATTAACCTTCAACCGGTGGTTTGGAAAATAGTAGATATGCGCCACCAAATTCAGCATAAGCTAAGCGTTGGGATATTTTCATCTACGTTGATAGAAGCCATTCAAGAAGCGATTCAAAAAAAAGAACAAGTAATTCTATTTTTAAACCGGCGGGGTTATGCACCTGTTATTCAATGCAATATTTGCGGCTATGTTCCGGTTTGTCCGCATTGTGATGTTTCTTTGACGGGGCATCTGCATAGCTATCAGATAATATGCCATTACTGCGGCTATTCTAATCCGTATTCGCAGCGTTGCCCAAAATGCCAAGCGAGTGCTTTAAATGACTTAGGTTACGGCACAGAACGAGTTGAGGTTCATTTACAAGAGTTATTTCCTCAAATACGTATTGCGCGGATGGATTCTGACAGCATTACCAATACCCTTGACTTAAACAACCTGATGCGCCGGTTTTCAGCACAGGAAGTTGATATTTTGATAGGTACACAAATGGTTACCAAGGGGTTGGATTTTGAAAACGTTACCGTTGCGGGGATTTTAGATGCCGATAGATTGTTATTCCAACCGGATTTTCGGGCGCAGGAATCCACCTATTCGTTGATTACACAATTAGCAGGCAGAACAGGCAGGCATCAAAAAAATGGAACTATCTTTATCCAAACGAAATGCCCGGATAATCCGATTTTTGAGATACTAACAAAACCCATTACGGTATTTTTATCTGCCGAACTTCAAATCCGAAAAAACTACTTTTACCCGCCATTTGCGCGGTTAATTCGGATTGAATTGAAGCATAAAAACGCCGAAATATTACTCAAAGCAGTTACAGTATTACAAAGCATTCTGAATCAAATATTTGGAGGATTTATATTAGGCCCCACAACGCCGGCAATACCACGCATACAAGATCATTACCGGCAATATTTCCTGCTAAAAATCCCCAAAGACATTTCCCCAAAAATACCAAAACAAAACCTAACTCAATTACTTACAGATTTTTATGCCAAAAATAAAGATAGCACTTTGCGAATTATCATTGATGTAGATCCTCGCTAA
- a CDS encoding 6-carboxytetrahydropterin synthase — translation MSVVYVTRRVHFSAAHRLHNPVWSVEQNESIFGLCSNANWHGHNYELEVTVKGTPNPETGYVLDFKKLKKILETVIISKVDHKNLNLDVDFMQGEICSSENFAIKIWQQLEPHFEKDNLVSIKLYETERNFVEYRGE, via the coding sequence ATGTCCGTTGTTTACGTTACTCGCCGTGTTCATTTTAGTGCTGCTCATAGGCTACACAACCCGGTGTGGTCAGTAGAGCAGAATGAATCTATTTTTGGCTTGTGTAGCAACGCAAATTGGCACGGCCATAACTACGAACTTGAAGTAACCGTCAAAGGAACTCCTAATCCAGAAACCGGATATGTGCTGGATTTTAAAAAACTTAAAAAAATTTTAGAAACAGTTATTATTTCAAAAGTAGATCATAAAAACCTAAACCTTGATGTGGACTTTATGCAAGGTGAAATTTGCTCCAGCGAAAATTTTGCCATCAAAATTTGGCAACAATTAGAACCTCACTTTGAAAAAGACAACTTAGTTTCTATAAAACTCTATGAAACTGAACGAAACTTTGTGGAGTATCGAGGAGAATAG
- a CDS encoding Hsp20/alpha crystallin family protein, producing the protein MTNSKLQPSKNFWGSFISPTFEDFFQELQSGISERSFVPRTDIVETEDDYQIHVEAPGIAKDAFKVDVADGKLTVRGERQFEKSESGKTWHRVERSYGNFSRSFFLPKNIKKEAIQATYTDGILKLVIPKDNSKPNAVSIEVS; encoded by the coding sequence ATGACAAACTCAAAACTTCAACCGAGCAAAAACTTTTGGGGATCATTTATAAGCCCCACTTTCGAGGATTTCTTTCAGGAATTACAATCCGGTATTTCAGAACGTAGCTTCGTTCCGCGTACCGATATTGTAGAAACCGAAGATGATTATCAGATTCATGTAGAAGCACCGGGGATAGCCAAAGATGCTTTCAAGGTGGATGTTGCAGACGGCAAATTAACCGTTCGTGGAGAACGCCAATTTGAAAAAAGTGAATCCGGCAAAACATGGCACCGCGTAGAAAGAAGCTACGGAAACTTCTCACGCAGTTTCTTCTTGCCTAAAAATATCAAAAAAGAAGCTATCCAAGCTACTTATACAGATGGAATCTTAAAATTAGTTATCCCAAAAGACAATTCTAAACCGAACGCAGTTTCAATAGAGGTAAGCTAA
- a CDS encoding 4a-hydroxytetrahydrobiopterin dehydratase, which yields MLKSLFFNEVEIRERLTFLPDWQYLDGKLYRKLVFSDFIRAMSFCMAVALEAERQNHHPTWRNSYDIVEIWLCTHEPASGITESDFKLANAIESYVFHFR from the coding sequence ATGTTAAAATCATTGTTTTTCAATGAAGTAGAGATTAGGGAGAGATTAACTTTTTTGCCGGATTGGCAATATCTGGATGGTAAATTGTACCGGAAGTTAGTTTTTTCGGATTTTATACGGGCAATGTCGTTTTGTATGGCTGTAGCTTTGGAGGCAGAACGCCAAAATCATCATCCAACTTGGAGAAACAGCTATGATATTGTAGAAATCTGGTTGTGTACCCACGAGCCGGCTTCAGGGATTACAGAATCAGACTTTAAGTTGGCAAATGCCATTGAAAGTTATGTATTTCATTTCCGTTAA
- the folE gene encoding GTP cyclohydrolase I FolE, producing MDINTLNRILEIGNDHLATSADTPIRPDAFHLSNDEKITLIERNFREIMHTLGLDLTDDSLSGTPYRIAKMYVEEIFAGLDPHNEPKIALFENKYHYDQMLVEKNITLFSNCEHHFVPIVGKVHVAYVPNQYVIGLSKIHRVVNYFAKRPQVQERLTNQIANYLAKTLQTQHVAVLVDAVHLCVSSRGIQDTTSATVTSCYLGKFLEQSYQEQFIAQIQL from the coding sequence ATGGATATCAATACATTAAATAGAATTTTAGAAATTGGAAATGACCATTTAGCTACCAGTGCAGACACGCCCATTCGTCCCGATGCTTTTCATCTGAGTAATGATGAAAAAATAACCCTCATAGAGCGAAATTTTCGGGAAATTATGCACACTCTTGGTTTAGATTTAACCGATGATTCTCTCTCCGGAACGCCCTATCGGATAGCTAAAATGTATGTAGAAGAAATATTTGCCGGCTTAGACCCTCATAATGAACCCAAAATTGCACTTTTTGAAAATAAGTATCATTATGACCAGATGCTGGTAGAAAAAAATATTACGCTGTTTTCTAACTGTGAGCATCATTTTGTGCCCATTGTTGGGAAAGTTCATGTTGCCTATGTGCCAAACCAATACGTCATCGGACTTTCTAAGATTCACCGTGTTGTAAATTATTTTGCGAAGCGCCCGCAGGTACAAGAACGGCTTACTAACCAGATAGCCAACTATTTAGCGAAAACATTACAGACCCAGCACGTAGCCGTTTTGGTAGATGCTGTCCACTTGTGTGTGTCTTCAAGAGGAATTCAGGATACAACCAGCGCAACAGTTACCAGTTGCTATTTAGGAAAGTTTTTAGAACAGTCTTACCAAGAACAATTTATCGCCCAAATACAGCTATAA
- the maoP gene encoding DUF413 domain-containing protein, translating to MSNFSEQDNELLAKKLLSGFLHQPTSNQLQVAKLFAQFLHNPNNVSIFILRGYAGTGKTTLITHFIKYISRSGTKCILMAPTGKAAKVLAEKAKRTAYTIHRYLYHATVSSNGYYQFKLRKNQESQSTIFWIDEASMVSDISQAGGENILKDLLRYVQNPENKELKFKIVFVGDPAQLPPIGQENSPALDDTYLLKHFGYPVYSFTMTDIKRQHLESGILYNATRIRQYLTQPTLPELQEIYINQSKPDIFIANSNLEFIQEFQANFLIERPDAAGLFTFSNQAALKLNQYIRSLLFYEPEEIQEGDLLMVVKNNYHVLSKNIPQFSNEYIANGETCVVTRIYRETTEEYFGSKWVLADLRFEDIRGESVEVNTYILLDLLHSAEPNLSAAQTQAIYTGFKHLKKEKTEYDYLLQALQVKFGYAVTGHKAQGGQWEKAFVYFEPIYPGVSVSNYLRWCYTVITRAEKQLFLFNCPFTIEPENVICYRQNFSWRKDILNQQHFLPEEFEFLNQYGSSIISLLNGSLPANTDNRKHLIQVINADAEPESIPEKAALKYVQLFEISDLN from the coding sequence ATGAGTAACTTTTCAGAACAGGATAACGAGCTATTGGCCAAAAAGTTATTGAGTGGTTTTTTACATCAACCTACCTCCAATCAGCTTCAGGTAGCTAAACTTTTTGCGCAGTTTTTACATAACCCAAATAATGTTTCGATATTTATCTTGCGGGGATATGCCGGAACAGGTAAAACCACTTTAATTACGCATTTCATAAAATATATTTCTCGCAGTGGCACAAAATGCATTTTGATGGCACCCACCGGAAAAGCCGCTAAGGTATTAGCCGAAAAAGCAAAACGTACTGCTTACACAATTCACCGTTATTTATACCATGCAACCGTCTCTTCCAATGGTTATTATCAATTTAAACTTCGGAAGAATCAAGAAAGTCAATCTACAATATTTTGGATAGACGAGGCTTCAATGGTCAGCGATATATCCCAAGCCGGCGGAGAAAACATCTTAAAAGACTTACTTAGATATGTACAAAATCCTGAAAATAAAGAACTTAAATTTAAAATTGTTTTTGTAGGAGATCCGGCACAGCTTCCGCCTATTGGTCAGGAAAACTCCCCTGCCTTAGATGATACTTACCTTTTAAAGCACTTTGGGTATCCAGTTTATTCCTTTACGATGACCGATATTAAGCGCCAGCACTTAGAATCCGGAATTTTGTATAACGCTACGCGCATACGCCAATACCTAACTCAGCCTACTCTACCTGAATTACAAGAGATTTACATTAACCAAAGTAAGCCGGATATATTCATAGCAAACTCAAACTTAGAGTTTATCCAAGAATTTCAAGCAAACTTTCTGATTGAGAGGCCGGATGCTGCCGGTTTATTTACCTTTTCCAATCAAGCAGCATTAAAACTGAACCAGTATATTCGCTCCTTACTTTTTTATGAGCCTGAAGAAATTCAAGAAGGGGATTTGCTAATGGTTGTAAAAAACAATTATCATGTTTTAAGTAAAAATATACCTCAGTTTTCTAACGAATATATCGCAAATGGTGAAACCTGTGTAGTAACGCGGATATACAGAGAAACCACTGAGGAGTATTTCGGAAGTAAATGGGTTTTGGCTGACCTCCGCTTTGAAGATATTAGAGGTGAATCTGTGGAGGTTAATACCTACATTTTATTAGATTTACTTCACTCGGCGGAGCCAAATTTATCGGCTGCGCAAACACAGGCAATTTATACCGGATTTAAACACCTAAAAAAGGAAAAAACTGAATATGACTACTTATTGCAGGCTTTACAGGTAAAATTTGGATACGCTGTTACCGGACACAAGGCGCAGGGTGGACAATGGGAAAAAGCCTTTGTTTACTTTGAGCCAATTTATCCCGGGGTTTCAGTTAGCAATTATTTGCGCTGGTGCTACACCGTGATTACCCGTGCCGAAAAACAGCTATTCCTCTTCAATTGCCCTTTTACCATAGAACCAGAAAACGTTATCTGCTATCGCCAAAACTTTTCATGGAGAAAAGATATTCTAAATCAACAGCACTTTTTACCGGAAGAATTTGAATTTTTGAACCAATATGGTTCTTCGATAATTTCGCTTTTAAATGGTTCATTACCAGCGAATACAGACAATCGTAAACATCTGATTCAAGTAATCAATGCTGACGCTGAGCCGGAATCTATTCCAGAAAAAGCAGCCCTAAAATATGTACAACTCTTTGAAATCAGCGATTTAAACTAA
- a CDS encoding DUF4442 domain-containing protein, with product MQKLASIIQKAKSSAFWLWVFNHIMLRVIPFNKPHRFWITKITDTDIEIKMPYRNSNLNHIQGLHACGLATVAEYATGLMLISKIDPSKYRLIMQSLTVQYYYQAKQDVFARFSLSQDFLTQQVFQPLKSQELIYVEPEINIYDSEQNHICMAKMRWQIKNWTAVKTKV from the coding sequence ATGCAAAAATTAGCTTCTATAATCCAAAAAGCCAAAAGTTCTGCTTTTTGGCTTTGGGTTTTTAACCACATCATGTTGCGGGTTATACCGTTTAATAAGCCACACCGGTTTTGGATTACAAAGATTACAGATACAGATATAGAAATTAAGATGCCGTACCGAAATTCAAACTTGAATCATATTCAGGGACTTCATGCGTGCGGCTTAGCTACCGTTGCAGAATATGCTACCGGATTGATGCTCATTTCTAAAATAGATCCATCTAAATACCGCTTAATTATGCAATCCCTTACGGTTCAATATTATTATCAGGCAAAACAAGACGTTTTTGCCAGATTTTCATTGAGTCAGGATTTTTTAACACAGCAAGTATTTCAACCACTTAAATCACAGGAACTTATTTATGTAGAGCCAGAAATTAATATTTATGATTCTGAACAAAATCATATTTGTATGGCCAAAATGCGTTGGCAAATCAAAAATTGGACTGCTGTTAAAACGAAAGTGTAA
- a CDS encoding OsmC family protein yields MQDPTATVQYTGNLRSNLTHYLSGNSIITDAPKDNHGKGEAFSPTDLVATALAACMITVIGIHLQQQNIDGVEMQASIKKEMASAPRRISKVIVELVFSGKELTENQRDSVERIAYACPVAKSLHPDIVQDIQISYRYS; encoded by the coding sequence ATGCAGGATCCAACAGCTACCGTTCAATATACCGGAAACTTACGCTCTAATCTAACTCATTATTTATCAGGGAATAGCATCATAACTGATGCACCAAAAGACAACCACGGAAAAGGAGAAGCTTTTTCCCCTACAGATTTGGTGGCCACGGCTTTAGCCGCTTGTATGATTACTGTCATTGGGATTCATTTACAACAACAAAATATTGATGGGGTGGAAATGCAGGCTTCTATCAAAAAAGAAATGGCTTCTGCTCCCCGCAGAATATCTAAAGTTATAGTTGAACTTGTTTTTTCTGGAAAAGAACTAACTGAAAACCAGCGTGATAGCGTTGAAAGAATTGCCTATGCTTGCCCGGTAGCCAAAAGTTTACACCCAGATATTGTTCAGGATATTCAAATTTCGTATCGCTATAGTTGA